A window from Pleuronectes platessa chromosome 6, fPlePla1.1, whole genome shotgun sequence encodes these proteins:
- the sypb gene encoding synaptophysin b: MDVVNQLVAQGQFTILKQPLGFIKVLQWIFAIFAFSTCGSYSGMFKMSVECKNRSESDLSIEVKFEYPFRLHQVYFDAPSCKGEKTERLFLVGDYSSSAEFFVTIGVFSFLYSMAALSAYCFVLEKYRENNKGPQIDFIVTAVFTFFWLVSSCAWAKGLSDVKTATDPDKVLTLIPACDESETTCRELYEPKVSGLNTSVAFGFINLILWIGNLWFVFKETGWLALFGGTYVPSQEKQPAPDTFAQEGYAQQDPYAGSQGGYQPDYGQQGGYTEEGGYSQGYEQQPTSFSNQM, encoded by the exons ATCTTTGCCATCTTCGCCTTCTCGACATGTGGCAGCTACTCCGGCATGTTCAAGATGTCCGTGGAGTGTAAAAACCGGTCGGAGAGTGACCTAAGCATTGAAGTAAAATTTGAATATCCATTCAG GCTCCACCAGGTTTACTTTGATGCCCCCAGCTGTAAGGGAGAGAAGACCGAGCGTCTATTCCTGGTCGGGGACTACTCCTCCTCGGCTGAGTTCTTCGTCACCATCGGTGTGTTTTCCTTCCTCTACTCCATGGCAGCCCTGTCTGCTTACTGCTTCGTTCTGGAGAAGTACCGCGAAAACAACAAAGGGCCTCAGATT GACTTTATCGTGACGGCGGTGTTCACCTTCTTTTGGCTGGTGTCTTCCTGTGCTTGGGCTAAAGGCCTGTCGGACGTGAAAACAGCCACCGATCCAGATAAGGTCCTCACTCTCATCCCGGCCTGTGACGAATCCGAGACTACCTGTCGTGAGCTTTATGAGCCCAAGGTCTCCGGCCTGAACACCTCTGTG GCTTTTGGCTTCATCAACCTGATCCTGTGGATAGGAAACCTGTGGTTCGTGTTCAAGGAGACCGGCTGGTTGGCTCTCTTCGGTGGAACATACGTCCCGTCCCAGGAGAAGCAGCCCGCCCCCGATACTTTCGCCCAGGAAGGCTACGCTCAGCAGGACCCCTACGCCGGCTCCCAGGGAGGCTACCAGCCCGACTACGGCCAGCAGGGAGGCTACACCGAGGAGGGAGGCTACAGCCAGGGCTATGAGCAGCAGCCCACCTCCTTCTCTAATCAAATGTGA